The following are encoded in a window of Dioscorea cayenensis subsp. rotundata cultivar TDr96_F1 chromosome 16, TDr96_F1_v2_PseudoChromosome.rev07_lg8_w22 25.fasta, whole genome shotgun sequence genomic DNA:
- the LOC120278836 gene encoding uncharacterized protein LOC120278836: MRNMKEQGKGRGRGKGNSSLHHAMPQRSTRTSAALAPIIQSSNEAPPSTPEVQINLPTIYDHSPTPSNPVCGGLLMSENDGSSKSSSRGPSVGLPYPLNPNDRVHLTPINADVFVEKGVTTTVTCIIKKHFKGPWPTWRKVPSDVKELMWKTFQEYCKWNLEHNSKIKNVFDKTGKTRLRDMLADERMKAMKEVGATNIRECKGMDREWITKDVWDALINNEWGTDAW, from the exons ATGAGAAACATGAAGGAACAAGGTAAAGGTAGAGGTAGAGGTAAAGGGAATTCTTCATTGCATCATGCAATGCCACAAAGGTCTACTAGGACATCAGCTGCATTGGCTCCCATTATTCAATCATCTAATGAGGCACCTCCTTCAACTCCTGAGGTGCAGATAAATTTGCCTACTATTTATGATCATAGCCCTACCCCTTCTAACCCTGTTTGTGGTGGACTTTTGATGAGTGAAAATGATGGATCTAGTAAATCAAGTAGTAGAGGGCCTAGCGTGGGACTACCCTACCCTCTAAATCCGAATGACAGAGTGCATTTGACACCAATAAATGCAGA TGTTTTTGTTGAGAAGGGAGTCACAACGACAGTTACttgcattataaaaaaacatttcaaaggtCCTTGGCCAACATGGAGAAAAGTTCCTAGTGATGTGAAGGAACTGATGTGGAAGACATTTcaa GAGTATTGTAAATGGAACCTTGAACATAACTCCAAAATCAAAAATGTATTTGACAAGACTGGCAAAACGCGATTAAGGGACATGCTAGCGGATGAGAGGATGAAGGCAATGAAAGAAGTTGGTGCTACTAACATTAGAGAATGCAAGGGAATGGATAGGGAGTGGATCACAAAGGATGTGTGGGATGCCCTCATTAATAATGAATGGGGAACAGATGCATGGTAA
- the LOC120278500 gene encoding uncharacterized protein LOC120278500, with protein MTWHAYNKSNDGVLRHPVDGEAWQHFNLTHESFAMEPRNVRLGLCADGFNPFGPASKPYSVWLDLVWVEYSWKIILSILHGTYKVFYIKSCTERVPGYGDNHHWVKKSIFWKLTYWHTNLIRHNLDVMHIERNVFDNIFNTVMDVKGKINDNIKARKDLELYCRRPQLHLIESNGRTFKPKASYCLSKEQKKCICAWVKQLRLPDGFASNIAHYVNEAQSQLYGMKSHDCHVFMQRLLQIAYRGLLPNSIWDVITELSHFFRDICSTEIHIDHMLLLEENIIKTICKMEKIFPPWFFDSMEHLPIHLPYEAKVGRPVQYRWMYPFERFLHHIKKKVKILACVEGSICEAYVIEEISFFCSSYFEPNVETNLNCVPRNDDGGDMEPMGRLSIFTHPGRFLGAKPLFRYLKVDEYYAAELYILMNCTEVTPYIDIFDEMVKGDSPYIREAELEKVRNTRFAQWFKNYIHRDEIDDRLIEISYGLARRVQCYKGYFVNDVIELEYFGAGNRVVLFKCQWFDTDKGVRVHPTHGLIEIKHTSLLRSEELDDPAVLVDGEFEEVNPSIMVDDGEDGQEDGNDGLEEEDEYSDDSDDDKATEDELQHEDNEFASSDDD; from the exons ATGACTTGGCATGCATATAACAAAAGTAATGATGGAGTGCTTCGGCATCCAGTTGACGGTGAGGCTTGGCAACACTTCAATCTCACCCATGAATCATTTGCTATGGAACCTCGAAATGTTCGGCTTGGGTTGTGTGCTGATGGTTTCAATCCATTTGGCCCGGCTTCAAAACCATATTCTGTGTGGCTA GATCTTGTCTGGGTGGAGTACTCATGGAAGATTATCTTGTCCATACTGCATGGAACATACAAAGTCTTTTATATTAAATCATG TACTGAAAGGGTTCCAGGCTATGGAGACAACCAtcattgggtgaagaaaagtatTTTTTGGAAGTTGACATATTGGCATACCAATCTTATTCGCCACAATTTGGATGTCATGCATATTGAGCGAAATGTTTTTGATAATATCTTCAACACAGTAATGGATGTCAAAGGAAAAATCAATGACAACATCAAGGCACGAAAGGATTTGGAGTTGTATTGTAGACGGCCACAATTGCATTTGATTGAAAGTAATGGACGGACTTTCAAACCTAAGGCATCTTATTGCTTGAGTAAAGAGCAAAAGAAATGCATATGTGCATGGGTGAAACAGTTGAGACTTCCTGATGGTTTCGCATCAAACATAGCACATTATGTAAATGAGGCCCAAAGCCAATTATATGGGATGAAAAGTCATGATTGTCATGTATTCATGCAACGATTGCTTCAGATTGCATATCGAGGTCTTTTGCCCAATTCAATTTGGGATGTGATTACTGAACTATCTCATTTCTTTAGAGATATTTGTTCAACTGAAATCCATATCGATCATATGTTATTATTGGaagaaaatatcattaaaacaaTTTGTAAGATGGAAAAAATCTTTCCTCCGTGGTTTTTTGATAGCATGGAACATTTACCAATACACCTACCGTATGAGGCTAAGGTGGGTCGGCCTGTACAATATCGCTGGATGTATCCATTTGAGAG atttttgcATCATATCAAGAAGAAGGTGAAAATTTTGGCTTGTGTTGAGGGATCCATTTGTGAGGCATATGTTAttgaagaaatttcatttttttgctcATCATATTTTGAACCCAATGTGGAAACAAACTTGAATTGCGTTCCAcgtaatgatgatggtggtgataTGGAACCAATGGGACGTCTATCAATTTTCACACATCCCGGGAGATTTCTCGGTGCGAAGCCATTATTTCGATATCTAAAAGTTGATGAGTACTATGCTGCAGAATTATATATTCTAATGAATTGCACGGAGGTCACCCCCTACATTGA CATCTTTGATGAAATGGTTAAAGGAGATTCTCCTTATATAAGAGAAGCTGAACTAGAGAAAGTGCGAAATACAAGATTTGCACAATGGTTCAAAAATTAT ATTCATAGAGATGAAATTGATGATCGTCTTATTGAGATTTCTTATGGCCTGGCTCGTAGAGTACAATGCTACAAAGGATATTTTGTAAATG ATGTCATTGAGTTGGAATATTTTGGTGCTGGAAATAGGGTTGTACTTTTCAAATGCCAATGGTTTGATACAGACAAAGGAGTAAGAGTACACCCCACTCATGGCCTTATTGAAATTAAACACACTTCACTTCTTCGAAGTG AAGAACTCGATGACCCTGCAGTTCTAGTTGATGGTGAATTTGAGGAGGTGAATCCATCAATAATGGTTGATGATGGTGAAGATGGACAAGAAGATGGAAATGATGggttagaagaagaagatgaatataGTGATGATAGTGATGATGATAAAGCTACTGAAGATGAATTGCAACATGAAGACAATGAGTTTGCATCCTCTGATGATGATTAG
- the LOC120279323 gene encoding probable xyloglucan endotransglucosylase/hydrolase protein 23, protein MASTLVIFLVLLSELVVVFGGNFYEDVDITWGGGRGKIVGKGDVLTLSLDKASGSGFQSKSEYLYGKIDMQIKLVPGNSAGTVTTYYLSSQGATHDEIDFEFLGNLSGDPYVMHTNVFTQGKGNREQQFYLWFDPTKNFHTYSILWNPQHVIFFVDGIPIRDFKNEEARGVPFPNNQPMRMYSSLWDAEDWATRGGLVKTDWSKAPFVATYQNFNADACPLGSSTTCSSLRKDWYRQELDSIGQKKLQSVQKNYMIYNYCTDYKRFTQGVPPECRN, encoded by the exons ATGGCATCAACTCttgttattttccttgttttactATCTGAATTAGTTGTGGTTTTTGGAGGGAACTTTTACGAGGATGTCGATATAACTTGGGGTGGTGGCCGGGGGAAGATCGTTGGCAAAGGCGATGTTCTTACCTTGTCACTTGACAAGGCATCAGGGTCTGGATTTCAGAGTAAGAGTGAGTATCTTTATGGGAAAATAGACATGCAGATCAAGCTTGTTCCTGGGAATTCTGCTGGCACTGTAACTACTTACTAC TTATCTTCACAAGGAGCTACACATGATGAGATTGATTTTGAGTTCCTTGGAAACCTTAGTGGTGACCCTTATGTTATGCACACTAATGTGTTCACTCAAGGAAAAGGCAACAGGGAACAACAGTTCTAtctttggtttgatccaaccaaaaaCTTTCACACCTATTCCATTCTGTGGAACCCTCAACATGTCAt TTTTTTCGTAGATGGAATTCCAATAAGAGATTTTAAAAATGAGGAAGCAAGAGGTGTTCCTTTTCCAAACAATCAACCCATGAGAATGTACTCTAGTCTTTGGGATGCCGAAGATTGGGCAACAAGAGGTGGGTTAGTAAAGACCGATTGGTCAAAGGCTCCATTTGTTGCAACCTACCAGAACTTCAACGCTGATGCTTGTCCTTTAGGAAGTAGTACTACTTGCTCCTCATTAAGGAAAGATTGGTATAGACAAGAATTGGATTCCATTGGCCAAAAGAAACTTCAATCGGTGCAAAAGAACTACATGATCTATAACTATTGCACAGATTACAAACGTTTTACTCAAGGAGTTCCTCCTGAATGTAGGAACTAG